The genomic window TGATTCTTAGGCGAGTTCGCATTATTTTTGGCTTACTTATTTTTGATTATATGTCGCTTCAGCTTTCGTTAAATTCAGCAGCAATTCGTTCAGAACCTTCCCATCGTTCAGAGATGGTAAACCAATTGCTCTATGGTGAATCATTCACAGTCCTTGAAGAAAGTGGATCATGGAGCATGATCAGATCAAATCATGATGCATATGCAGGTTGGATGGAATCCGCAATTGTGCATAGTTCTCCCCAAGAATCTTACATTCAAGACCGTATTTTGACGTCAACTTGTTATTTGGATCGTTTAAACACTTTACTCAGCCCAGGATCTTTTATTGACATGAAAATTCCTGAGTCTTTGAGCTGCCATTTTCCCAATCCCGAATTGACAATTTCAGAAGCTCTAAATTTAATCTCAAAGAATTTTTTGAATGTTCCCTATTTATGGGGAGGACGAACCGTTTTCGGAGTAGACTGTTCTGGATTGTCTCAATTATTTTTAAGATTTTGTGGATTGCATATAATGCGTGATGCCTCTGAGCAGTCAGACATGGGACTCACTATTCCTTTTGAAGAATTAAAGTTAGGGGACTTACTGTTTTTCCATAATGATAAATACAAAATTATTCATGTTGCTATAGTATTTGCTGAAACTCAGGTCATCCACGCATCCGGGAAGGTCCATTTGGCGAATTTTGACCAAAAAGGAATATATATTCATTCTAACTCCTACACCCATAATTTTGCTTTCGCAAAACGCTTATTAAATACCATTTAGAATTTTATTTGGTAAGGTGTGCCAGGCACACTAAGCCTAAGGAAGATTGGGTTATGGCATATTTTAGATTAATTCTTTGAGATTTGTACAGGGATCCTTTGATTTTCATTAATTTTGTGGAGTTTTAAAAACCGAAGCAAAATCCAACCGCATGAATGTTGTAAAACTCGCTTTTACTACCCCCATTACCATTATTTTACTTTTTTATTCGCATATAGCTTTAATGGCACAATGCCCATCTCCATACGATCATGTCGTTTTGAATGAAGTTTCAGGGGATGCAGGACAATCTGATGGCGTAGATGACGCAATTGTAGAAATTGCCGGACCAACAGGAACCGATATTGGCTGCATGGTCATATCCAATTCTGAATGGGCTATAGTTATACCTGAAGGGACAACAATACCGTCTGACGGCACTTATTTAATCGCTTGTGCTTCAAGGACTTCATCGGATCGTGGTGTGGGAATTAAAGGAGTAAACAATGGTTTAGCTTGCGATGAATGTGATTTTCCAGGGTTACCTATTGATTTTGATGTATGCGATCCTATTAATATTGTTTATTGCGACTTTTCAGCAACAGGATTTACTTTAGACAATCAGCACAGTGCTGACGGCGATCAAGTGATGCTTTTTCGACCTAATGGAACTCCGCATGATGCCATTTATTGGGGTGAATCCAATTCGTTGACCAGGGGAGGTGCCACAACTGGCGGCGCTTCAGGTGATGCAGATCATGTTACGGTTCAAGATCCTACCAAAGGGTCCTATCTTCTTGGTTCAGGTGTTGTGTCTATGGGTAGAGGAGATGGTGGGATTGCAGATACTAGTGCGGTAGCTATTATGCCCAACGGAGCCGGATGTATGGCAAGTCAAATTGCTTACTCTATGCCAAACTTGACTGACCCTATATGGGTCAAACATCCTTCAGCTACTTTTACTGGTTGCAATTCCTCTTATTTGCGAATTTCGAATTCATCTGGTGCTCATGGTAACCCGTCACATAAGTCTACAGCGGGAGACTTAATTCCATATTCAAACTTAATACCTTCTTCTTGTGATCCCTCTGGTGCGCTAGCTCAATGGGGCTATACTGATCACCCAAATCCAGGGGTTAGTAATGATGCAATTGCATGGAATCTAATGGTTACAGATACCGTTTTATGCGCTCCCGGCTCCTTAACTTTTACTTTGGAAGTTTTTAACTGGCAACATGTCAGCGATAATCAAGATACTTTGTCCGGAGCTTGTGATGAAAATATAGGCTCTTATGTAATGGCACCGATTACTGATCCTAAAATGATTGCCGGTCCACTTTCTATCCAAAGTTGGGAGAGTTATTCTGTGGACCCGGTCAGCGGTATTACAACTATGACATATACCTCAGGTATTTTACCAATCGGAAAACATTGTTTTACTTTACAATGGGACGATTATTCGAACTGCTGCGGAAGTACCTCCAAGACCAGCAATGGAGAATGTTATGAGAGACAACAGATATGTGTTGAAATTTTCGCTCCTCTGGCTTATGATTGTGACGGAGATCAAATTGCTGACATTCCACAAACTCCTTGTGTGATTTCATGCGCGGACGGAGATCCCCATGCCGGAGTTATCAATGCTAAACAATATATAATTGGTGGCTCAGATTTGTGTTTTACACTCATGGATAGCGCTGGGGTACTTCCTCCAAAAACCAATACGACAGGAGTTTTTCTTTTAGAAAACTTACCTGCATCGGGTGGTTATTATATTGTGGTAAACGATAAGTCTGGTTGTGGCTTTGCTGATTTGAATTTAGGAATCAGTAATGATTGTGAAGCGGCGGCCCTGTGTCCATCTAATTTCATGACTGACAGCAGTTCAACTTCGGGCTTATATTGTCCTTCAGACACTTTGCAATTCTGCTTAAAAGCAGACAATTTGCCAATGAATGGAATAATCGAATACTATATAGGTCCATGGGATTGTGCTTGGCAGCCAGGTGATGCCACTAGTGAGAAAGTAGGAGAAGTTATAATTGAGGCCCCAAGTTGTGAAAATTGTCCTGCACCCGCCAACCTCAATCCTGGTGGAACTTGTGGCGATGGTGGTGGGATCATAGTCAATGAGTTTTCTCAAGGCCAAAGTGGTAATAGAGAGTGGGTAGAACTGTTGGTTGTAGGCCAGTCTTGCTCAACCGTGAATCTAAACGGTTGGATTCTGAATGACAATGATTTGTCTTGCGGTTCTGCGGGAATTGCACCTGGTTATATTTGGTTTGATTCTAGTAGACCGGGGTGTACCTGTGACTTCAGTGCTGTGCCGGTAGGATCCAGGATTATTATTTACAATGAAGAAGAGAAAGAAACTTGTTTGCCAGCAGATGATCCTTGTGATAGCAATGGTGATAAAGTTTACATTTTGCCGGCGAATCATCCATGCTTGGCAACTTGCTATAATTCTGATGCCTTTCCTTGTCCTGGTGCGAACACAAATCCCGGGGGCTTACAACAAGGTTGGCAAAATGGAACTAGCACAAGTAGTGGATTGCTATTGGGGAATACCAGTGATTGCTTTATAACCAAATGCCCCAACAATCAAATATATCATGGTATAGAGTATGGAGCTACAAATTGTGGTTCAGCTGAACCCAACATCACTTGTGCTTCATCAACTAATGGTTCAGGTTCTCAAGAGTATATCATAAAATGTGGAGACTACTATGCAGATACTGCAGCAATGAGACAAAGCTTCACATCTGCTACGGCGTGTACTATTCAAACTCCGGGTTTAGCGAATAACTCATCAAACTCCATGATGGTTAATCGTCTATGTGGGATAAATGGATTGTGTTTTGTAGAACCTCTTAATCAAAATTGTGTACCAGTACCACCAATCTGGTATTGTTTAGATTATGTTATCCCTCAAGAAGCTTGTCCATCTGACTCATTTTGCCTCAAAGCAAAAATATCCCCATTATCTAGTTCTTGTGATTCTATCGTTGCGATAAACAGACAATACATTATCTCTTGTCCTTCAGCTGATTTAAAAGCTAGGCACATTGATACTTGTTTCGCTGATTTACCAGCAGGGTTAGATATGGATGTGATGGTGATGAATGGTGCTGGGCCGTTTAAATTATGTTGGTCCAGATCGGACGAACCAGGAATCAACCATTGTTTGACCGGCTCAGGCCCAAATTTTACAATCCACATCGACGGACCTACTGAGGGAGAAATAAAAGTGAAGCTTGATTCAATAGTTGATTTAGGTGGGGCAAAGTGTCAAGGAGAAGTGGACAATGATGAAGCCTGTGTTAATCTTAGACCGGAACCTACAGCCAGTATCACTGATCACAAAGACATATCTAGTTGTTCTACAGGATGCGGATCAGTGACGATTACTTTTGAGGGCACAGGGCCTTATACATTTGCGTATTGTTTGAATGGTGGAGCTGAAATGGAGGTCTTTGTAGCTGACAATGTATATATAATTGAAGCTTGTCAGCCAGGAACCTATAAGATCAAATCCTTTTTTGACGATTTTGGCTGTGGTGGTCAGATACTGAATGACGAAGTTGATGTATTGTTTCAAGGTAACGTTCCTGTAGTGGACACCATTTGTATTCCTCAAATGCCGGTGTGTGGCGATAGCTTGGTGTGTCATGATTTGGATACTTTAGTAAAAGTAGTAATTGATACCAATGGTATAAACCCGGGACAACTGGATACCGCAATGGTTGCATGGTATCGATACAATCCAAAATTATCTGGATTTGATCCGGTTGCGCATTTAATTACAGATGGTATCATAAAAATCAAGGATACCACGACTTATTATTTCATTTATACACATCCTGTTACAGGTTGTATGGTTTGCGATTCTGCAACAATTTTTGCAGATTTCTTGGCGTGTTGCATGCCGCCGTCAATCATTTGCCCAAGAGATACATTTTACCCGCCTGCTTTATGTAACATTGTTCCACCTGCACCAAAGTCCGTTTTTAGGAGAGATACCGTTGGTTTGGGAGGCCGCCAAGATACTATTCCTGTTATTTTGAATGGATGTGGTAGTGTGATGTTGACAAGCAGAGATTCAGTCGTTACTTCAAACTGCTTAAGAACTATTTACAGATTTTATATTGCCGTAGATTCGATTGGATTTAGAGATAGCTGTGTTCAACAGATTGCATACACTTTCGATACCATCCCTCCTACACCAATGTGTCCAGCAAATGTAAGTCTGCAATGTCCGGGTGATACAGCCGTTGCGAATACAGGTATAGGTACAGCAATGGATAACTGTATGTCACCTATCCAGGTTAGATATAGAGATTCAGTCATCAATGGGTCTTGTCCTAATGAAAAAACAATTTTCAGAAAGTGGACATTTACAGATGCGTGTTTGAATTCATCTATGTGCACACAGAGTATTTTCATCATTGATACATTACCACCTAAATTTATACCTTCCACGAAACCTAGAGATACAATGGTGGCATGTGAATTTGTATTTCCTGCAAGTACTTACGAGGCTTTTGATACATGTCAATTAACATCAGGTGGAAGAGATATAATAAAGCCATGGATCAATGAGATTCACTATGACGATGTTGGAACAGATACATTTGAATTTATAGAAATAGCAGGTCTTGCCGGTGACAATCTCGCGGGCTATTCATTAGTGCTGTACAATGGTGCGGACAGTTCGATGTACAATACAATGAACCTGGGAGGTATGATTGACAATGAAGGTTCTTGTATGGGGGCATTGGTATTTGCTTATCCTGTAAATGGTATCCAGAATGGTGCTCCGGATGGAATCGCCCTAGTCAATGGAGCTACTGTCTGTGAATTCATATCCTATGAAGGATCCTTTAGGGCAAAGAATGGGCCAGCCGCAGGCATTCAAAGTGTAGATATTGGCGTATTGGAGGCTGGTTCAGATCCAACAGGATTGTCACTTCAGAAAAAAGGATCAGGAAATATGGGAGGGCAGTTTACATGGAATCCAGTTTCAGCTTGGTCGCCTGGGGCCATGAATACCGGACAAACGATTACTCCTCCACCGGCTTGTATGGGTGGAACTGCAAATGTTGACACTTTTGCGACGGTTTATAGGTATGATTCTCTCCCGGGCCGTTGCCCCAATGAATATACATTGGTTCGAAAATGGTTTGCTACTGATAGTTGCGGAAACGTGGATTCATTGGTGCAAAGGATCATGGTAAAGGATACTTCCAAGCCCATGATATGCTCACCATTGACACTTCCTCAAAGTATGTCTGTTTCTTGTAGCAGAGTGCCGGCTATGGATACGATTTCAGGGATAGATCTTTGTGATAAAAGTCTCTTAGGGAATATATGGATCAATGAAATCCATTATGACAATGCAGGTACTGACACTCTTGAGTTTATCGAGATCGCTGGCTTTTTCGGAACTAATTTAGCACAGTATAAATTGATGCTATACAATGGTTCGACGGGACTGGTTTATGATTCAATGAGCCTTAGTGGAATATTGCCAAATGAAAAATGTGGGTATGGAGCTTTGGCCTTTTATTACCCTGTGAATGGCATTCAAAATGGATCTCCGGACGGAATCGCTCTCGTCAAGGGAATTACAGTATTACAATTCATTTCTTACGAAGGTACATTTCTTGCTGTCAATGGACCAGCATCTGGATTATTTGGAAGTCCAATTTCTAGTTCTGAAAATGGAACCACACCATTTACGCAATCAATTCAGTTAACAGGTTGTGGCGATGCATACACCGATTTTGTATGGACCGGCCCAATAGACCGTACGCCGGGTATGTTAAACCCTGGACAGATTGTAAAGGGCAATATTGTGTCATATGGCACAGAACGTCGGGTTCGAGGAATATGTCCTGTGAAAGACACTATTTACCGAAATTGGTCTTTAGCGGATCGATGTGGAAATACTTTCACATGGACTCAGAGAATTATTTCTGTGGATACATCCAAACCAATCGCAATTTGCAGAAATCTTATCGCCTACCTCAATAAACAAGGTATGTCTATGATCCGATCTGCAGATCTTGACGGGGGAAGTTATGATTCTTGCTCTGCGACTTTGAGATTTTTAGCTACAGATACCACATTCAATTGTTTTGATAGGGGGGACCATCTTGTTACCTTATTTGTTTATGATGAATGCAATAATAGTTCTTCTTGTATTTCAACAGTTTCAGTAGTTGATACATTCCCTCCGATGCTTTTTTGTAAGGATAGGACATTTTTTGCTAACCCTGGGGACTGTGAAGCAATTGTGCATATTGATATAAGCGATATTGCAATGGATAATTGTGATCAGAATTTGATGATTATTCAAGATCCGTCTGATCCTTTCAAGCTCGATAGTTTTTTCCCTATTGGAAAACATCTGGTTCGTATTTCGGTAATGGATCAAGATGGTAACATAGCTTATTGTGAATTTTATGTGGAAGTTAAGGATTACCCTTCGCCAATAGTTGATTTATTTTGCAACAATAGTATCCAAGTTAGCCTTGATGCAAATTGCAGCGCAACCATCGGGGCAGATGATATTCTTGAAGGAGGACCATATCGCTGTTATGACTCCTATCGGGTAGAAGTGCGCGATTGGAATACACTGGCTCTTATTGACAGAATGCCCGGCGTCCCAGGTAGTCAAATAGGTAGAATGGATATAGGAAGACCATTGAAAATTACCGTTTTTGATTCTGTGTCTGGTAATAGCTGTTGGTCTCATGCAATAGTGGAAGACAAATTAGCACCTGTTTTGGTTTGTGTACCTGACATTGTTTTGACTTGTGGTTCGTCTGAAGATCCGATCAATACAGGCACTCCGCTTGTGACTGACAATTGTGGAATTTTTACTCTTTCTTATAAAGATAATGCTACTCAGGGATCTTGCTCTCTTGGTTTTGAAAAACAAATAGTAAGAACTTGGATTGCCTCAGACCAATATGGCAATAAAGTTTCTTGTCAGCAATTGATTACGATCAATATTGGAGATTTGGCAGATGTGATTGTGCCTCAACATTTTGATGGTTTGCCTGGAAATCAGTCAATGTTGAACTGTAACGAGAAAAAAGATACATTGAAGGACTTAACTCCACACTATGCTTTTGATCCACTTTGCGTTGATGGTTATTTGTTAGATTCTGCATATTGGAAAGCCACTGGCGGTGATACAGCCTTAGGAGATTTTAGCGGAATGAGACGACCTCGTATTTTAGGTTGGAATTGTATTGATTCAGGAATATACAAAGGTCACCCTAGTCCTTATCCCGTATATTATCCTCCACATCCTGATTGGACTGCCCAAAATCCAAGATGTTGGGGTCCTGATACTTATGTTTTGTGGAAAGGAACAGGTTTTCCTCAGCCTACGGGCTGCCGAAACTTTGGTTCAACTTTCCAGGATGTGGTTATTGACATTGCAAAACCTAACTGTAATGCCGGGTCGATTGGTTGCTACAAGGTTTTAAGAAAATGGACTGTGATGGACTGGTGTACGGGAGAAATTGGTGGA from Saprospiraceae bacterium includes these protein-coding regions:
- a CDS encoding C40 family peptidase, which encodes MVNQLLYGESFTVLEESGSWSMIRSNHDAYAGWMESAIVHSSPQESYIQDRILTSTCYLDRLNTLLSPGSFIDMKIPESLSCHFPNPELTISEALNLISKNFLNVPYLWGGRTVFGVDCSGLSQLFLRFCGLHIMRDASEQSDMGLTIPFEELKLGDLLFFHNDKYKIIHVAIVFAETQVIHASGKVHLANFDQKGIYIHSNSYTHNFAFAKRLLNTI
- a CDS encoding HYR domain-containing protein, translating into MNVVKLAFTTPITIILLFYSHIALMAQCPSPYDHVVLNEVSGDAGQSDGVDDAIVEIAGPTGTDIGCMVISNSEWAIVIPEGTTIPSDGTYLIACASRTSSDRGVGIKGVNNGLACDECDFPGLPIDFDVCDPINIVYCDFSATGFTLDNQHSADGDQVMLFRPNGTPHDAIYWGESNSLTRGGATTGGASGDADHVTVQDPTKGSYLLGSGVVSMGRGDGGIADTSAVAIMPNGAGCMASQIAYSMPNLTDPIWVKHPSATFTGCNSSYLRISNSSGAHGNPSHKSTAGDLIPYSNLIPSSCDPSGALAQWGYTDHPNPGVSNDAIAWNLMVTDTVLCAPGSLTFTLEVFNWQHVSDNQDTLSGACDENIGSYVMAPITDPKMIAGPLSIQSWESYSVDPVSGITTMTYTSGILPIGKHCFTLQWDDYSNCCGSTSKTSNGECYERQQICVEIFAPLAYDCDGDQIADIPQTPCVISCADGDPHAGVINAKQYIIGGSDLCFTLMDSAGVLPPKTNTTGVFLLENLPASGGYYIVVNDKSGCGFADLNLGISNDCEAAALCPSNFMTDSSSTSGLYCPSDTLQFCLKADNLPMNGIIEYYIGPWDCAWQPGDATSEKVGEVIIEAPSCENCPAPANLNPGGTCGDGGGIIVNEFSQGQSGNREWVELLVVGQSCSTVNLNGWILNDNDLSCGSAGIAPGYIWFDSSRPGCTCDFSAVPVGSRIIIYNEEEKETCLPADDPCDSNGDKVYILPANHPCLATCYNSDAFPCPGANTNPGGLQQGWQNGTSTSSGLLLGNTSDCFITKCPNNQIYHGIEYGATNCGSAEPNITCASSTNGSGSQEYIIKCGDYYADTAAMRQSFTSATACTIQTPGLANNSSNSMMVNRLCGINGLCFVEPLNQNCVPVPPIWYCLDYVIPQEACPSDSFCLKAKISPLSSSCDSIVAINRQYIISCPSADLKARHIDTCFADLPAGLDMDVMVMNGAGPFKLCWSRSDEPGINHCLTGSGPNFTIHIDGPTEGEIKVKLDSIVDLGGAKCQGEVDNDEACVNLRPEPTASITDHKDISSCSTGCGSVTITFEGTGPYTFAYCLNGGAEMEVFVADNVYIIEACQPGTYKIKSFFDDFGCGGQILNDEVDVLFQGNVPVVDTICIPQMPVCGDSLVCHDLDTLVKVVIDTNGINPGQLDTAMVAWYRYNPKLSGFDPVAHLITDGIIKIKDTTTYYFIYTHPVTGCMVCDSATIFADFLACCMPPSIICPRDTFYPPALCNIVPPAPKSVFRRDTVGLGGRQDTIPVILNGCGSVMLTSRDSVVTSNCLRTIYRFYIAVDSIGFRDSCVQQIAYTFDTIPPTPMCPANVSLQCPGDTAVANTGIGTAMDNCMSPIQVRYRDSVINGSCPNEKTIFRKWTFTDACLNSSMCTQSIFIIDTLPPKFIPSTKPRDTMVACEFVFPASTYEAFDTCQLTSGGRDIIKPWINEIHYDDVGTDTFEFIEIAGLAGDNLAGYSLVLYNGADSSMYNTMNLGGMIDNEGSCMGALVFAYPVNGIQNGAPDGIALVNGATVCEFISYEGSFRAKNGPAAGIQSVDIGVLEAGSDPTGLSLQKKGSGNMGGQFTWNPVSAWSPGAMNTGQTITPPPACMGGTANVDTFATVYRYDSLPGRCPNEYTLVRKWFATDSCGNVDSLVQRIMVKDTSKPMICSPLTLPQSMSVSCSRVPAMDTISGIDLCDKSLLGNIWINEIHYDNAGTDTLEFIEIAGFFGTNLAQYKLMLYNGSTGLVYDSMSLSGILPNEKCGYGALAFYYPVNGIQNGSPDGIALVKGITVLQFISYEGTFLAVNGPASGLFGSPISSSENGTTPFTQSIQLTGCGDAYTDFVWTGPIDRTPGMLNPGQIVKGNIVSYGTERRVRGICPVKDTIYRNWSLADRCGNTFTWTQRIISVDTSKPIAICRNLIAYLNKQGMSMIRSADLDGGSYDSCSATLRFLATDTTFNCFDRGDHLVTLFVYDECNNSSSCISTVSVVDTFPPMLFCKDRTFFANPGDCEAIVHIDISDIAMDNCDQNLMIIQDPSDPFKLDSFFPIGKHLVRISVMDQDGNIAYCEFYVEVKDYPSPIVDLFCNNSIQVSLDANCSATIGADDILEGGPYRCYDSYRVEVRDWNTLALIDRMPGVPGSQIGRMDIGRPLKITVFDSVSGNSCWSHAIVEDKLAPVLVCVPDIVLTCGSSEDPINTGTPLVTDNCGIFTLSYKDNATQGSCSLGFEKQIVRTWIASDQYGNKVSCQQLITINIGDLADVIVPQHFDGLPGNQSMLNCNEKKDTLKDLTPHYAFDPLCVDGYLLDSAYWKATGGDTALGDFSGMRRPRILGWNCIDSGIYKGHPSPYPVYYPPHPDWTAQNPRCWGPDTYVLWKGTGFPQPTGCRNFGSTFQDVVIDIAKPNCNAGSIGCYKVLRKWTVMDWCTGEIGGHNQIIKVGDPEGPEILYPDSIVVQSDVWTCSGTWEVPRPWLTDNCSQDIHYTMESLDGVISGSEKDGYLISDLELGKHNIYIVAEDCCGNLTKKLIRVNVLDNTPPVPICIKSTVVSLVADSHISENITKIFATSFDDGSFDNCARHVYVKTIRMEELNGTVNGRTPSFDNRISCNGLNGDDDPDPVFAPGNQVYFDDFVKFCCADVGQKIMVVLRVFDVDPGAGPIHPNRMGRSGPNLGNTGDLFGHYSDCMVEVEVQDKVLPTLIPPPNIVVSCWFWYDFEKLRDPLDPTFGRVVTDLSARAKVKTNDLVCQRYCVPNTLHNYPGPSAGAVPPNLPAANIACNYYNSLYNPAHPDNKYELVWGFDGYVTGGCNVSVTVTPNDDNVKCGQGVLTRTFTVRTSTGVTLSRQQTIWIVDCDPFYVNPADYCDPNDDIEWPTCISASLPGRVELDGCGADLSPDNPRLGRPKVMNNADDNCALIAIEYDDEVFTIERDACLKVIRTWTVIDWCQYDPSRNILTGRWEYQQVIKVRDNDDPVITIIPSNCEPARKNSQTQICEGHILLRIDVADNCTPKDWLKWEYKIDLFADSKGKYGNFDHIVGSLTQREYENGGIVKYKDNPYADNPANPLCADGTYPIGVHRIKWVIEDGCGNVTVKEDLFEIKDCKAPTPYCLSGIVTTVMPSTGCITIWAKDFDHGSYDNCTPPANLKIYFEGGSDSLLICCSDFEAKRVNDELILPVKICVEDEEGNKDCCETTMIVQDPNNVCPDDGTFNGKVYGAIKTNNGSETSDADVELMKNGQLMKEMMTSVDGKYTFSKLIEGQDYVIKPERNDNYLNGVSTADIVKIQKHILGQEEFRDPVQFIAADVNKSKTITASDISEIRKLILGVTSKFTKTPSWWIIPSDYVFSDPTQPFDFPTSKEIKNLQSENKVDFMSIKVGDVNQTARAHFGQNIETRTGAKLRLEVKEQEFKAGESYEIEVSSRGFESITGFQYTISFDASAIEIVSVESGSLTIEEKNFNLGRRSEGIVTMSWDNSGSQTVTQGETLYKLRVQAMKGGKLSRLMSITGDLTSSEAYDKEGNLREVVLDVRNSDTVVESGVFELYQNNPNPFNKETVISYRLPESGPVKLTLYDLTGKVIRVYELNGQKGMNQMKVQRSEISGSGVIYYQFDAAQNSATRRMIINN